One part of the Flavobacteriales bacterium genome encodes these proteins:
- the murF gene encoding UDP-N-acetylmuramoyl-tripeptide--D-alanyl-D-alanine ligase, whose amino-acid sequence MEIKELHQLFINSSGVTTDSRQIEKDSIFFALKGDNFDGNLYAQSAIEKGSSYAVVDNKEYCLTDKHILVEDVLKYLQQLAKYHRSQLNCPVLGITGTNGKTTTKELITTVIETKYKTVSTKGNLNNHIGVPLTLLSAQLDTEFLIVEMGANHIHEIEFLCGLAQIDFGLITNIGKAHLEGFGSVEGVLKAKKELYDYIESHDGVLFVNGNDDLLMSISKNIKRIIYNLEKQNETASPFAKVDFQDHLISSKLIGDYNKTNILAACQIGQYFSVSTENIKDAIENYRPNNNRSQLLETTENTIIMDAYNANPSSMAEAIKAFQKIKHKRKLYILGDMLELGNNSLVEHQKIIDQLSENDSEVILIGKEFKKCKHDFVHFSESDQALQWIQEKPIKDAFILMKGSRGTRLEKLREAL is encoded by the coding sequence ATGGAAATAAAAGAATTACACCAATTATTTATTAATTCATCGGGGGTAACGACCGACTCAAGACAAATTGAGAAAGACAGTATCTTCTTCGCATTAAAGGGTGATAATTTTGATGGTAACCTATACGCACAGAGTGCAATTGAAAAAGGATCTAGTTATGCTGTGGTGGACAATAAAGAGTATTGCTTAACGGATAAGCATATTCTTGTTGAAGATGTTTTAAAATATCTGCAACAACTTGCCAAATATCACAGAAGTCAATTGAATTGTCCTGTTTTAGGAATTACTGGCACAAATGGCAAAACCACAACTAAAGAGCTTATTACAACAGTAATAGAAACAAAATACAAGACCGTTTCAACAAAGGGAAATCTAAACAACCATATTGGAGTGCCCTTAACACTGCTAAGCGCCCAACTTGATACTGAATTTTTAATTGTTGAGATGGGTGCAAACCATATTCATGAAATTGAGTTTCTATGCGGATTAGCACAGATAGACTTTGGTCTTATTACTAATATTGGAAAAGCGCACTTAGAGGGCTTTGGAAGTGTTGAAGGCGTGTTAAAAGCAAAGAAAGAATTGTACGATTATATTGAAAGTCATGACGGCGTGTTATTTGTAAATGGTAATGACGACTTATTAATGTCTATTTCAAAGAATATAAAACGTATCATCTATAATCTTGAAAAACAAAATGAGACTGCCTCCCCTTTTGCAAAAGTTGATTTCCAAGATCATTTAATATCTTCAAAATTAATCGGAGATTATAACAAAACGAATATACTAGCAGCTTGTCAAATAGGTCAGTATTTTAGCGTTAGCACTGAGAATATAAAAGATGCTATAGAGAACTACAGACCGAATAATAACCGCTCACAACTACTTGAGACAACAGAGAACACCATTATAATGGATGCGTATAATGCCAATCCTAGTAGCATGGCAGAAGCCATAAAAGCTTTTCAAAAGATAAAACATAAAAGAAAGCTGTACATATTAGGCGACATGCTTGAGCTCGGCAACAATTCTCTAGTAGAACATCAAAAAATTATTGACCAATTATCAGAAAATGATAGTGAAGTCATTCTGATCGGCAAAGAATTTAAAAAATGTAAACACGATTTTGTTCATTTCTCAGAAAGTGATCAAGCCTTACAATGGATTCAAGAAAAACCTATTAAAGATGCGTTTATTCTAATGAAAGGATCAAGAGGAACTCGATTAGAAAAATTAAGAGAAGCTCTTTAA
- the gldJ gene encoding gliding motility lipoprotein GldJ: MKNQLLLILSLALVFGCSKEKSKTTGWNYNDPKHGGFEVSTNYTEQITPSGMAFIEGGSFTMGRVEQDVQYDWNNVPKTVTVSSFYMDETEVRNIDYLEYLFWIERVYGSNYDNGSYPEVYWKALPDTNVWRDKLSFNEPYVESYLRHPAFNQYPVVGVNWEQAVDYCAWRTDRVNERILIDNGYLWEDPEQVDENVFKTDAYKMGQYEGRIRRQLPNLKLGVHAYDKKAGKDKNAVRYVQESDGILLPRFRLPTEAEWEFAALALIGNTKQENISERKLYPWNGDGVRNPSKRNKGEIVANFKRGRGDNMGTAGRLNDNADKTAPVISYWPNEYGLYNMAGNVSEWVMDIYRPLIDPNTSDMNPFRGNVFETWQRDEDRFIVEKDTLGNIIKREVSVEENLNRRNYSKSDNINYLDGDFDSKVNAPASDWLQDGEENTTNQVYELNQTSLISDQTRVYKGGSYKDRAYWMVPGTRRFLDQKQSTSYIGFRCAMDRLGPPTSNLKENRRKPVDWNKKSGY; encoded by the coding sequence ATGAAAAATCAATTATTACTCATTCTTTCTCTCGCTTTAGTCTTCGGATGCAGCAAGGAAAAATCGAAAACAACCGGATGGAATTACAACGATCCAAAACACGGTGGATTTGAAGTTTCAACTAATTATACCGAGCAAATTACCCCTTCAGGAATGGCATTTATAGAAGGTGGGTCATTTACAATGGGACGTGTTGAACAAGATGTGCAATATGATTGGAACAATGTCCCTAAGACGGTTACGGTTTCTTCATTCTATATGGATGAAACAGAAGTTAGAAACATTGACTACTTAGAATATTTATTTTGGATAGAGAGAGTTTACGGTTCTAACTATGACAACGGATCCTATCCTGAAGTTTATTGGAAAGCACTACCTGATACCAATGTATGGAGAGATAAATTATCATTTAACGAACCATACGTGGAAAGTTATTTACGTCACCCTGCATTCAATCAATATCCTGTTGTGGGTGTTAATTGGGAACAAGCCGTTGATTATTGTGCTTGGAGAACAGACAGAGTTAACGAGAGAATACTTATCGATAATGGATACCTTTGGGAGGATCCAGAGCAAGTTGATGAAAATGTATTTAAAACCGACGCCTACAAAATGGGGCAATACGAAGGTAGAATAAGAAGACAGCTTCCTAATCTAAAATTAGGCGTTCATGCTTACGACAAAAAAGCTGGTAAAGACAAAAATGCCGTTCGATATGTACAAGAAAGCGATGGTATTCTATTACCTAGATTCAGATTGCCTACCGAAGCAGAATGGGAATTTGCTGCTCTAGCATTAATAGGTAATACAAAACAAGAAAATATTTCTGAAAGAAAATTATACCCTTGGAACGGAGATGGTGTAAGAAATCCTTCGAAAAGAAATAAAGGAGAAATTGTTGCCAACTTCAAAAGAGGTCGTGGTGATAATATGGGTACTGCTGGCAGACTTAATGACAATGCCGATAAAACAGCTCCTGTAATCAGCTACTGGCCTAATGAATACGGCTTATATAACATGGCTGGTAATGTATCCGAATGGGTAATGGATATATACAGACCACTTATTGATCCTAACACTTCCGATATGAACCCATTTAGAGGTAATGTATTCGAAACTTGGCAAAGAGATGAGGATAGGTTTATCGTAGAAAAAGATACCCTTGGAAATATTATCAAGAGAGAGGTTTCTGTCGAGGAAAACCTTAATAGAAGAAACTACAGTAAATCTGACAATATCAATTATCTAGACGGTGATTTTGATTCTAAAGTCAATGCCCCTGCTAGCGATTGGTTGCAAGATGGTGAAGAGAATACTACAAACCAAGTTTATGAATTAAACCAAACATCATTAATCTCTGACCAAACTAGAGTTTACAAAGGTGGCTCATATAAAGATAGAGCTTATTGGATGGTTCCAGGAACTAGACGTTTCTTAGATCAAAAGCAATCAACGAGCTATATTGGCTTCAGATGTGCTATGGATAGACTAGGACCTCCAACAAGTAATCTTAAAGAAAATAGACGTAAGCCTGTTGATTGGAACAAAAAATCAGGTTATTAA
- a CDS encoding PorP/SprF family type IX secretion system membrane protein: protein MMKKILFFLSLSLLIGFSNEVKAQDPAFSQFFANPLYLNPAMAGTNICPRISLNHRNQWPGIGKTYVTYSASYDQYIDKLGGGLGFAVAKDVAGAGNLNTTHISASYAYRLKINKKLSINAGFEAAYRQLGIDWQNLTFGDMIDPVQGFIYPTNEDIVNYSNSKGFTDFAAGFMGFGNANNQFDYYFGFAAHHITMPDQGFIGESRLPMKVTANIGASFPLNRFGTYRTNSGNRPKNAAILSPNILFQKQQDFMQLNYGVYVLKGPIVGGLWLRQSAENFDAFIVLLGIEQATWKFGYSYDVTISDLNNSNTQGAHELSFAYKLPCRYKGKAFETINCPNF from the coding sequence ATGATGAAGAAGATTTTATTCTTTCTAAGCTTATCGCTACTTATTGGTTTTTCCAATGAAGTAAAAGCACAAGATCCTGCCTTTAGCCAATTCTTTGCTAATCCGCTATATCTTAACCCTGCAATGGCAGGAACAAACATATGTCCTCGTATCAGTCTAAATCATAGAAATCAATGGCCTGGTATTGGCAAGACGTATGTCACATACAGCGCATCCTATGACCAATATATTGATAAATTAGGCGGTGGATTAGGCTTTGCTGTAGCGAAAGATGTTGCTGGAGCTGGAAACTTAAACACCACTCACATCAGCGCAAGCTATGCTTACAGATTAAAAATAAATAAGAAACTATCTATTAACGCAGGTTTTGAAGCTGCATATCGACAGCTCGGAATTGACTGGCAGAACCTTACCTTTGGTGATATGATTGATCCCGTTCAAGGTTTTATATATCCAACCAACGAAGACATTGTCAACTACTCTAACTCTAAAGGCTTCACTGATTTTGCTGCTGGTTTCATGGGGTTTGGAAATGCTAACAATCAATTCGATTATTATTTTGGGTTTGCTGCTCATCACATCACCATGCCTGATCAAGGCTTTATTGGTGAAAGTAGATTACCAATGAAAGTAACTGCCAATATTGGTGCTTCATTCCCTCTCAATAGATTTGGTACATATAGAACTAACTCGGGTAATAGACCTAAGAATGCTGCTATTCTTTCTCCAAACATACTATTCCAAAAGCAACAAGATTTTATGCAGTTGAACTATGGAGTATATGTTCTTAAAGGACCTATTGTTGGTGGGCTTTGGCTAAGACAAAGTGCCGAAAACTTTGACGCTTTCATCGTTCTGTTAGGGATCGAACAAGCTACATGGAAATTTGGATATAGCTATGATGTCACTATTTCAGACTTGAATAATAGTAATACGCAAGGTGCTCACGAATTGTCCTTTGCATATAAACTACCATGCAGATATAAAGGCAAAGCATTTGAAACAATAAATTGCCCGAACTTTTAG
- a CDS encoding Wzz/FepE/Etk N-terminal domain-containing protein → MSNTNINQDEIRLKDIILKLISIKNLLWRKKIQIIAFAMVFGIFGCVYSYFKKETFEAHLTFVIDESQDSGGLGALSGMATQFGFNVGGANNGTFSQTNIQELITSRRVVEEALLTRGVIDGKEELLINHHINFNNHRANWKDTKIENLYFTTNRDDFTLQHDSILGLAFSSLTNGNISTSIEDESNIVKISCVSKNEDFAKLMIESLADKLEEYYTLFQTAKSENTLNFLSFRADSVLSELKNAEFRYASYKDANFGVQRAKGLLEEIRLKRDVEILNIMYGEIVKNLEVSKFTLLNNKPLLNIIDSPTLPLKVNKISIVMAFILFSVLGGGLISFYFITRQIIEEELS, encoded by the coding sequence ATGAGTAATACAAACATAAATCAGGATGAAATCAGACTTAAGGATATAATTCTTAAGTTAATCAGCATTAAAAATTTATTGTGGAGAAAAAAGATCCAAATCATTGCTTTCGCAATGGTTTTTGGCATTTTTGGATGTGTATACTCCTATTTTAAAAAGGAAACCTTTGAGGCGCATCTCACATTTGTAATTGACGAAAGCCAAGACTCTGGCGGTCTTGGTGCGCTGTCTGGAATGGCAACTCAATTTGGGTTTAATGTAGGCGGTGCTAACAATGGAACTTTTAGTCAGACTAACATACAAGAGTTAATTACCTCTAGAAGAGTTGTTGAAGAAGCACTCTTGACAAGAGGTGTAATTGACGGTAAAGAAGAATTATTGATCAATCACCATATTAATTTCAACAATCATCGAGCAAATTGGAAGGATACCAAAATTGAGAACTTGTACTTTACTACTAATAGAGATGATTTTACTTTACAACATGATAGTATTTTAGGATTAGCTTTTAGTAGTTTGACTAACGGTAATATCTCAACAAGTATTGAAGATGAAAGTAATATTGTCAAAATATCCTGTGTTTCTAAAAATGAGGATTTTGCTAAACTAATGATTGAGTCATTAGCGGATAAACTTGAAGAGTATTATACACTTTTTCAAACGGCTAAATCTGAAAACACATTAAATTTCCTCTCATTTAGAGCTGACTCTGTTCTCAGTGAGCTGAAAAATGCAGAGTTTAGATATGCCTCTTATAAAGATGCCAATTTCGGTGTTCAACGTGCTAAGGGACTATTAGAAGAGATCAGACTAAAACGTGATGTTGAAATATTGAACATAATGTATGGTGAAATAGTTAAGAATTTGGAAGTTTCTAAATTCACATTGTTAAATAATAAGCCGCTTTTAAATATTATTGATTCTCCGACACTACCTCTTAAGGTTAATAAAATATCAATAGTTATGGCTTTTATTTTGTTCTCTGTATTAGGAGGAGGGCTAATTTCTTTTTATTTTATTACTAGACAGATAATTGAAGAGGAATTGAGTTAA
- a CDS encoding SLBB domain-containing protein has protein sequence MKKILILFIGLVSLNVHAQTAEQMSKFMRFVPSNMQATDVNPSDIPSEDVLRQMGLSEGEISEAMDYKLQRGKYNPNFIDTSGAETALIQSELLYNSMNDSLFNFNDSILYPSAKIYGQDFFRNNVISFFSRAYDNQAPDNYQLGENDEITISIWGLAEHSEVVTVTERGYINTRHAGRIYVGSKNLKTVKSLVKDRMSSFFDLSKSQFDLTLNYSKVITVNIIGEVFNPGSYSIPATNTAFNALVAAGGPSQIGSVRNIYLMRDGKTIDSLDVYKFLFDPTTSQDLFMQNNDYLYVPMAAKVVDLKGEVNRPYTYEVKSTDKLSDLIKYAGGFTKMAYKNGITVNRIDNNSIKTITVDEVGSDNLNLNNGDEIMVNSIQGIPADLVYVNSSTGVSGEYQFSEGERVYDMLLKSNSLSDDLFLESAYLVRTSDDYTKDYIIIDIANIVENPMAESNILLHEYDELFFLSKRDYMDEFELTISGGVRLPNTFSFGEGITLSDIISMAGGLSPEASGSKIDVSRIVDYDAETNHLKSKRAIVRSFDISNDGALSDDALNFALEPYDQIAVRLNPEHEEVRTVVLSGEVKYPGVYSLLSKDETISDLINRAGGLKNTGDMNAFKMYRLTSVEESPDNEIDFYEDDEGIVNGFFSDGEFVQIVPLKEEKDIMNKVEKKYIEKYIPIHIELKKAMKYKNSKYNIVLNDKDSIDIPITQDLITITGALSNFDDVSISVPFLERRANFYINNYAGGFAKHNVKENTLVISPSGKVSKAKDFGLFVLYPRVEMGSTIKLTEDVKIKRQKPEPVDWTKVLEGTITKISALASLYILYLSRQ, from the coding sequence ATGAAGAAAATATTAATTCTATTTATTGGCTTAGTGTCTTTAAATGTACATGCTCAAACGGCAGAGCAGATGAGCAAATTTATGAGATTTGTACCCTCAAATATGCAAGCTACTGATGTCAATCCATCTGACATTCCTAGTGAGGATGTTCTTAGACAAATGGGTCTTTCTGAAGGTGAAATTAGTGAGGCTATGGATTATAAACTCCAAAGAGGTAAATACAATCCTAATTTCATTGATACTAGCGGAGCTGAAACAGCTTTGATTCAGTCTGAATTATTGTACAATTCGATGAATGATTCTTTATTTAATTTTAACGATTCTATTTTATACCCTAGCGCTAAAATTTATGGACAAGATTTTTTTAGAAATAATGTTATATCGTTTTTCTCCAGGGCTTATGACAATCAAGCACCAGATAATTATCAGTTGGGTGAAAATGATGAGATAACGATTTCTATATGGGGTCTTGCAGAGCATAGCGAAGTCGTCACAGTTACTGAGAGAGGTTACATCAATACTCGCCATGCTGGGCGTATTTATGTTGGTTCAAAAAACCTTAAAACAGTCAAATCCCTTGTTAAAGATCGTATGAGTTCATTTTTTGATTTATCAAAGTCACAATTCGATTTGACCTTAAATTACTCTAAAGTTATAACCGTTAATATTATTGGTGAGGTTTTTAATCCTGGCTCATATTCTATTCCTGCCACTAATACTGCTTTTAATGCATTAGTAGCCGCTGGAGGACCAAGTCAGATTGGTTCGGTTAGAAATATTTATTTAATGAGAGATGGGAAAACAATAGATTCATTAGATGTTTACAAATTTTTGTTTGACCCTACTACCTCTCAAGATTTGTTTATGCAAAACAACGACTACCTTTATGTGCCTATGGCAGCAAAAGTAGTAGATCTTAAAGGTGAGGTAAATAGACCCTACACATACGAAGTTAAATCTACCGATAAGTTAAGTGACTTAATAAAATATGCAGGTGGTTTTACTAAAATGGCATATAAAAATGGAATTACTGTAAATAGAATTGATAATAACTCTATTAAAACAATTACCGTTGATGAGGTTGGTTCAGATAATTTGAACTTAAATAATGGTGATGAAATTATGGTTAATAGTATTCAAGGAATCCCTGCCGATTTGGTTTACGTCAATTCTTCAACCGGTGTTTCTGGAGAATACCAATTTTCTGAAGGAGAAAGAGTGTATGATATGTTGCTCAAGTCCAATTCATTATCTGATGACTTGTTTTTGGAGTCAGCCTATTTAGTTAGAACGTCAGATGATTATACTAAAGACTATATCATTATTGACATTGCCAATATTGTTGAAAACCCAATGGCTGAATCTAATATTTTACTTCACGAATACGATGAGTTATTTTTTCTTTCTAAGAGGGATTATATGGATGAGTTTGAACTGACTATTTCTGGAGGCGTAAGACTTCCTAATACCTTCTCTTTTGGTGAAGGCATTACCTTGTCTGACATTATATCAATGGCAGGTGGTTTGTCGCCAGAGGCCTCAGGCTCTAAAATTGATGTTTCTAGAATTGTGGATTATGATGCGGAAACGAATCATCTTAAATCTAAAAGAGCTATTGTGCGCTCATTTGACATTTCAAATGATGGAGCTTTAAGTGATGATGCTCTTAACTTTGCTCTTGAGCCGTACGATCAAATTGCAGTGAGGTTAAACCCTGAACATGAAGAGGTGAGAACTGTTGTTCTTTCTGGTGAGGTCAAATATCCTGGTGTTTATTCTTTACTTTCTAAAGATGAAACTATTTCAGATTTAATAAATCGTGCAGGAGGTTTAAAAAACACTGGCGATATGAATGCTTTTAAAATGTATCGTTTGACAAGTGTTGAGGAAAGTCCTGATAATGAAATTGATTTTTATGAAGATGATGAAGGAATTGTTAATGGATTTTTCTCTGACGGAGAGTTTGTCCAAATAGTGCCTCTAAAAGAGGAAAAAGATATAATGAATAAGGTTGAAAAAAAGTATATCGAAAAATACATACCGATACATATTGAGCTCAAAAAAGCTATGAAGTACAAGAATTCAAAATATAATATTGTATTGAACGACAAAGATAGTATAGACATTCCTATCACTCAGGATTTAATTACAATCACTGGAGCACTCTCTAACTTTGACGATGTATCTATTTCTGTTCCTTTTTTAGAAAGAAGAGCAAACTTTTATATTAATAATTATGCTGGAGGATTTGCTAAACATAATGTTAAGGAAAACACCTTGGTGATTTCTCCATCTGGCAAAGTTTCTAAAGCTAAAGATTTTGGTTTGTTTGTCTTGTACCCAAGAGTGGAAATGGGTTCTACAATCAAACTAACTGAAGATGTGAAGATTAAAAGGCAGAAGCCAGAACCTGTTGATTGGACTAAGGTTTTAGAAGGTACGATTACTAAGATTTCAGCTTTAGCATCTTTATATATTTTATACCTTTCTAGGCAATAA